From Chryseobacterium gallinarum, one genomic window encodes:
- a CDS encoding copper resistance protein NlpE: MMKNKVFILGIGAALFLASCTKKETTTETTGSATDSTAVQPAAADSATHSTTSALGDTSENALDWNGTYEGTIPCADCPGIKISLTLNTDKTFTITEEYIDRKSKNEDKGSFTWDKTGSIITLKGKNAATQYKVGENILIQLDTEGKEIDGPNKDLYILKKK; this comes from the coding sequence ATGATGAAAAACAAAGTGTTTATCCTTGGAATAGGAGCTGCCTTATTTCTTGCTTCCTGTACTAAAAAAGAAACAACAACTGAAACTACCGGATCTGCAACAGATTCTACTGCTGTTCAGCCCGCAGCGGCAGACAGTGCCACTCATTCTACCACAAGCGCCTTAGGTGATACTTCTGAAAATGCTTTAGACTGGAATGGAACATACGAAGGAACTATTCCATGTGCAGACTGTCCGGGAATCAAAATTTCGTTAACATTAAATACGGATAAAACGTTCACGATTACTGAAGAATATATCGACAGGAAATCCAAAAATGAAGATAAAGGATCTTTTACCTGGGACAAAACAGGCAGCATCATTACTTTAAAAGGTAAAAATGCCGCTACTCAATATAAAGTTGGTGAGAATATTCTTATTCAGCTGGATACTGAAGGAAAGGAAATTGATGGTCCAAACAAAGATTTATATATTTTAAAGAAAAAATAA
- the polA gene encoding DNA polymerase I: MDATQDKRLFLIDAYAMIFRGYYALIRNPRLTSKGLDTSAIFGFTNSLIELIRREKPTHLAVVFDVGQASVRTEDFSDYKANRSETPEAIKIAVPYIHRILEAMHIPILGVEGYEADDVIGTIACKAEKEGYTTYMVTPDKDFAQLVTDKIKIYKPGLKGGDIEILGVEEVKAKYEIEDPKQVIDFLAMMGDAVDNIPGLEGVGEKTAMKFLKEFGSIENLLANTDKLKGKLKEKVEASAERGILSKKLATIICDAPVEFHQEQYDLETPDFEKVKEVFEEIEFRRLYENLYRAFAPAPTETIVVSEVEVKETPSGTEIKGQVMQLDLFANFEELDQATSTKSTIEHNDHLYQFINNPKAQKKLVDNLLKQRVVCFDTETTSLNELEAELVGMSFSYKKGLAYYIPLSENRDEVLETLEIFRPFFEKEDLLKVAHNLKFDYKILKQYDITVKGAMFDTMIAHYLLNPDGRHGMDYLSEVYLNYKPVSIETIIGKKGKKQGNFRDADLRTQTDYAAEDADITFQLYELFAPQLKKENLEELFYNIEMPLMEVLAKMELTGISLDEKWLAQESIDLENDLRQLEVKIFELSGEEFNMNSPKQLGEILFEKMQLDPKAKKTKTGQYATSEDVLQKLASKHEIIKHILEYRTYQKLKSTYVDALPSQIDQSDNRVHTNFSQTTAATGRLASVNPNLQNIPIRTLRGQQIRGAFVSGEGSKIISADYSQIELRLIAEISGEENMIKAFQDGEDIHASTAAKLFKIPLEEVSKTQRSQAKTVNFGIIYGQGAFALAEQTGLSRTEAKQMIEAYFETYPKLKEYMAEQVNKARQMGYVETILGRKRHLKDINSNNFVVRGHAERNAVNAPVQGSAADIVKIAMIKIHRELEEQQLRTKMLLQVHDELVFESPVDEIEAASELIKAEMENALQTQVPLLVEIGVGNNWLEAH, translated from the coding sequence ATGGACGCAACACAAGATAAAAGGCTGTTTCTCATCGATGCTTATGCGATGATTTTCAGAGGATATTATGCATTGATCAGAAATCCGAGGTTAACCAGCAAAGGATTAGATACCTCTGCCATCTTTGGATTTACCAATTCTTTAATCGAATTAATCAGAAGAGAAAAGCCTACTCACCTGGCCGTAGTTTTTGATGTGGGACAGGCAAGCGTAAGGACTGAAGATTTTTCGGATTATAAAGCTAACAGAAGCGAAACTCCTGAGGCTATTAAAATTGCTGTTCCATATATTCACAGGATTTTGGAAGCAATGCATATTCCGATTCTGGGAGTTGAAGGGTATGAAGCAGATGATGTAATCGGTACCATTGCATGTAAAGCGGAAAAAGAAGGATATACCACCTACATGGTAACGCCGGATAAGGATTTCGCTCAGCTGGTTACCGACAAAATTAAAATTTACAAGCCAGGCTTGAAGGGCGGTGATATTGAGATTTTAGGAGTAGAAGAGGTAAAGGCAAAATACGAAATCGAAGACCCTAAACAGGTCATTGATTTCCTTGCGATGATGGGAGATGCCGTAGATAATATTCCCGGCCTGGAAGGAGTGGGAGAGAAAACGGCGATGAAGTTCCTTAAAGAATTCGGAAGTATTGAAAACCTGCTGGCCAATACCGATAAATTGAAAGGAAAGCTTAAAGAGAAAGTGGAAGCTTCGGCAGAACGTGGAATCTTATCAAAAAAACTGGCTACTATTATCTGTGACGCTCCTGTAGAATTCCATCAGGAACAATACGATCTCGAAACTCCGGACTTTGAAAAAGTAAAAGAAGTTTTTGAGGAAATTGAATTCAGAAGATTGTACGAAAATCTTTACAGGGCTTTTGCCCCTGCCCCTACAGAAACCATTGTAGTAAGTGAAGTAGAAGTAAAAGAAACCCCGTCCGGTACAGAAATAAAAGGGCAGGTCATGCAGCTTGACCTTTTTGCCAACTTTGAAGAACTGGACCAGGCTACCTCTACAAAATCTACTATTGAACATAATGACCATCTTTACCAGTTTATCAATAATCCAAAGGCTCAGAAAAAATTAGTAGATAACCTGCTGAAACAAAGAGTTGTTTGTTTTGATACAGAAACAACCTCTCTGAATGAGCTGGAGGCAGAGCTGGTAGGAATGAGTTTTTCTTATAAAAAAGGCCTTGCTTATTATATTCCCTTATCAGAAAACAGAGATGAGGTGTTGGAAACATTAGAGATTTTCAGACCGTTTTTTGAGAAAGAAGACCTGCTGAAAGTGGCTCACAATTTAAAATTTGATTATAAAATTTTAAAACAATACGACATCACTGTTAAAGGAGCCATGTTTGATACAATGATTGCCCATTATCTGCTGAACCCTGACGGAAGACACGGAATGGATTATCTTTCAGAAGTATACCTGAACTATAAACCTGTTTCCATTGAAACCATTATCGGGAAAAAAGGAAAGAAACAAGGAAACTTCAGAGATGCAGACCTGAGAACCCAGACAGATTATGCCGCGGAGGATGCGGATATAACTTTCCAGCTGTATGAATTATTTGCGCCACAGCTGAAAAAAGAAAATCTGGAAGAACTTTTCTACAACATAGAAATGCCTTTGATGGAGGTCCTGGCAAAAATGGAGCTGACCGGAATTTCCTTAGATGAAAAATGGCTGGCTCAGGAAAGCATAGACCTTGAAAATGATCTGAGACAATTGGAAGTCAAAATTTTTGAACTTTCAGGAGAAGAGTTTAATATGAACTCCCCAAAACAATTAGGTGAAATCCTGTTTGAGAAAATGCAGCTGGATCCAAAAGCGAAAAAAACTAAAACAGGACAATACGCTACCTCAGAGGATGTTCTTCAGAAACTGGCCTCAAAACATGAGATCATAAAACATATTCTGGAATACAGAACCTATCAGAAATTAAAATCTACTTATGTGGATGCCCTGCCTTCACAGATTGATCAATCCGATAACAGGGTGCATACCAACTTTTCACAGACAACAGCTGCTACAGGACGTCTGGCAAGTGTGAACCCTAATTTACAAAACATTCCGATCAGGACACTGAGAGGGCAGCAGATCCGTGGAGCTTTTGTTTCCGGGGAAGGAAGCAAGATTATTTCAGCCGATTATTCACAGATTGAACTTCGTCTTATTGCTGAAATTTCAGGAGAAGAGAATATGATCAAAGCTTTCCAGGACGGAGAAGATATTCACGCTTCTACGGCTGCAAAATTATTCAAAATTCCTTTGGAAGAAGTTTCCAAAACCCAGAGAAGCCAGGCAAAGACGGTTAATTTTGGAATTATTTATGGACAGGGAGCTTTTGCTTTGGCAGAGCAGACAGGATTATCCCGTACAGAGGCTAAACAAATGATTGAAGCTTACTTTGAAACCTATCCGAAGCTGAAGGAATATATGGCAGAACAGGTGAATAAGGCACGCCAGATGGGATATGTTGAAACTATTCTGGGAAGAAAAAGGCATCTGAAAGATATCAACTCCAATAACTTTGTCGTAAGAGGACATGCAGAAAGAAATGCAGTAAACGCCCCGGTTCAGGGAAGTGCGGCAGATATCGTGAAAATAGCAATGATCAAAATACACAGGGAATTGGAAGAACAGCAGCTAAGAACCAAAATGTTACTTCAGGTACATGACGAATTGGTGTTTGAATCTCCGGTTGATGAAATTGAGGCCGCTTCAGAACTGATTAAAGCCGAAATGGAAAACGCTTTACAAACACAGGTTCCGTTGCTGGTTGAAATCGGGGTGGGGAATAACTGGTTAGAAGCTCATTAA
- a CDS encoding immunity 22 family protein, producing the protein MDKEISHFWLGYFKNEEDFYAFVEEDENYYLEEETEDQYVSKFAESQNIKWFDDDFIEYGFEDERLGIYEKFSEYSYADQWLPVLEQKLNELGLDTPVNAIIFASRFVIPNPVSVDGEENKLYYIGEIEFGV; encoded by the coding sequence ATGGACAAGGAAATTTCACACTTCTGGCTGGGGTATTTTAAAAATGAAGAAGACTTTTATGCCTTCGTAGAAGAGGATGAAAACTATTATCTGGAAGAGGAAACCGAAGATCAGTATGTTTCAAAATTTGCAGAGTCGCAAAATATAAAATGGTTTGATGATGATTTTATAGAGTACGGCTTTGAAGACGAACGTTTGGGAATTTATGAAAAATTTTCAGAGTATTCCTATGCAGATCAATGGCTTCCTGTACTTGAACAAAAACTTAATGAACTGGGACTGGATACTCCTGTTAATGCTATCATTTTTGCCAGCAGATTTGTTATTCCCAATCCGGTTTCTGTAGATGGAGAGGAGAATAAGCTGTATTATATCGGTGAGATCGAATTCGGGGTGTAA
- a CDS encoding MgtC/SapB family protein — MDFLQDHYVVKDELLLIFISVILGLFIGAEREYRNKSAGLRTFILVCFGSCLFTILSIKIGVDNPDRLAANVITGIGFLGAGVIFKGDNKIEGITTATTIWATASIGMAVGSGYVYFSLLGTALVLLVLSALTYLQQFIDNYHKIRDYRIAVETSADVRHCEDVFKNYHLKHLIIKQQYTQDSLSVTWRLTGKSIHHEELMEYLMDDPRIIACQF; from the coding sequence ATGGATTTTCTTCAGGATCATTACGTTGTTAAGGACGAACTGCTATTGATTTTCATTTCCGTTATTTTAGGGCTGTTTATTGGTGCAGAGCGCGAATACCGGAATAAATCAGCGGGTTTGCGTACATTTATTCTGGTATGTTTCGGATCTTGTCTGTTTACGATTCTTTCCATTAAAATAGGAGTGGATAATCCTGATCGCCTCGCAGCAAACGTTATTACCGGAATAGGATTTTTGGGGGCAGGAGTCATTTTTAAAGGAGACAATAAAATTGAAGGAATTACAACCGCTACTACAATCTGGGCAACTGCTTCAATAGGTATGGCTGTAGGATCCGGATATGTGTATTTTTCACTTTTGGGAACAGCTTTGGTTCTTTTGGTTTTGAGTGCGCTTACTTACCTTCAACAATTTATAGACAATTACCATAAAATAAGGGATTATCGAATTGCAGTAGAAACATCAGCAGATGTCAGACACTGTGAAGATGTTTTTAAGAATTACCATTTAAAACATTTGATCATCAAACAACAATATACACAAGATAGTTTATCCGTTACCTGGAGGCTTACAGGAAAAAGTATCCACCATGAGGAATTGATGGAATACCTGATGGATGACCCCAGGATTATTGCCTGCCAGTTTTAG
- the tssD gene encoding type VI secretion system tube protein TssD produces MAERNSRGILKFNNGEGQKLLKMNYSVSRSTDVSGRVASDPSNALIKVTVEATEKSDILESLLNGKYKPTVGEITFNKSHEEGTLITLKWENGYVIQHEVDFDAIDSNSMLISFVVSAETIDYGTSQYAGLWPTSGK; encoded by the coding sequence ATGGCAGAAAGAAATTCAAGAGGAATCTTAAAATTCAACAACGGGGAAGGACAAAAATTATTAAAAATGAACTACAGCGTATCGAGATCTACAGATGTATCCGGACGTGTAGCATCAGACCCTTCCAATGCATTGATCAAGGTAACGGTAGAAGCTACTGAAAAATCTGATATCCTTGAAAGCTTACTAAACGGAAAATATAAGCCTACAGTAGGAGAAATCACTTTCAACAAATCTCACGAAGAAGGAACACTGATCACTCTGAAATGGGAAAACGGATATGTAATCCAGCACGAAGTAGACTTTGACGCTATTGACAGCAACAGTATGCTGATCAGCTTCGTGGTAAGTGCTGAAACAATTGACTACGGTACTTCTCAGTACGCTGGACTATGGCCTACATCAGGAAAATAA
- a CDS encoding LysM peptidoglycan-binding domain-containing protein produces the protein MEYSKYQVKRGDTLESIAEKYQMTGKELLAFHNSHSPVTQQFFGDYLPIHINTVIIPPQKNKEEKRNIDHTAFEQKNRYRTEQLNITRIEDDVKTYSQLKKEYEVKVNLSQHWVQVKLCDFFYEFNPPGLSRVFDFVSEIDYIRNDCLVEIDKLGRFSKIADKNKLKKNWEQFKKNKLNEIEFVKVIKQTKPQEYVKLIQEGDFQFSDQYNDEKDYNRDLFYLTLLDRYLYNADENMEREEYTYQSQLFPDVLVPMTVRFDVLKKEEDLVTIRKVWETVQSEELLEKVTKGYEKYHQPLIKYKFSEYKLDMRNLFTYNLKTRTLEKAELSIIENIENNIKSECIFNLKRLNNGG, from the coding sequence ATGGAATACAGTAAGTACCAGGTAAAAAGAGGAGATACATTAGAATCCATTGCAGAAAAATATCAGATGACCGGAAAAGAGCTGCTGGCTTTTCATAATTCACATTCACCGGTGACTCAGCAGTTTTTTGGAGATTACCTGCCCATTCATATCAATACAGTTATTATACCTCCCCAAAAAAATAAAGAAGAGAAAAGAAATATTGATCATACCGCATTTGAACAAAAAAACAGATACAGAACTGAACAGCTGAATATAACCAGGATTGAAGACGATGTAAAAACCTATTCTCAGCTTAAAAAAGAATATGAAGTAAAAGTAAATTTATCACAACATTGGGTACAGGTTAAGCTTTGTGACTTTTTTTATGAATTTAATCCACCAGGATTGTCACGGGTTTTTGATTTTGTATCTGAAATTGATTATATCAGAAATGACTGTCTGGTGGAAATCGATAAACTTGGAAGGTTCTCTAAAATTGCAGATAAAAATAAATTAAAGAAGAATTGGGAACAGTTTAAAAAGAATAAGCTCAACGAAATTGAATTTGTCAAAGTTATAAAGCAGACTAAGCCCCAGGAATATGTAAAGCTTATTCAGGAAGGGGATTTCCAGTTTTCTGACCAGTATAATGATGAAAAAGATTATAACAGGGATCTGTTTTATCTTACATTATTAGACAGATACCTTTATAATGCGGATGAAAACATGGAAAGAGAAGAATATACCTATCAGTCCCAGCTTTTTCCGGATGTTCTCGTGCCTATGACAGTGAGGTTTGATGTATTGAAAAAAGAAGAAGATCTTGTTACCATAAGAAAAGTCTGGGAAACAGTGCAGTCTGAAGAACTGCTGGAGAAAGTGACCAAAGGCTATGAGAAGTATCACCAGCCTCTCATAAAATATAAATTTTCAGAATACAAACTGGATATGAGAAATCTGTTCACTTATAATCTGAAAACAAGAACCTTAGAAAAAGCAGAACTGTCAATAATTGAAAATATAGAGAATAATATAAAATCTGAATGTATATTTAACCTAAAAAGATTGAATAATGGCGGTTAA